In Seriola aureovittata isolate HTS-2021-v1 ecotype China chromosome 17, ASM2101889v1, whole genome shotgun sequence, a genomic segment contains:
- the cenpx gene encoding centromere protein X, with protein sequence MAEQSAEIGFKKDTVSKLLSCFFKEEKTKLSGDAALLMAEMLKIFVQEAAVRSQKQAESEDCDQVDIEHFEKILPQLLLDF encoded by the exons ATGGCGGAACAGAGTGCAGAAATTGGCTTCAAAAAG GACACAGTAAGCAAACTCTTGTCATGTTTCTTCAAGGAGGAAAAAACCAAAC TAAGTGGGGATGCTGCGCTGCTCATGGCAGAGATGCTAAAAATATTTGTCCAAG AGGCTGCTGTGAGGTCACAGAAACAAGCTGAATCTGAGGACTGTGACCAAGTAGATATTGAGCACTTTGAAAAGATCCTACCTCAGCTG CTGCTGGACTTCTAG